The Oryza sativa Japonica Group chromosome 11, ASM3414082v1 DNA window CCCCCGCCCCCCGATACCCCGATATCCGACGCCACCCCATCCGCCGCCGAAACCCCCAATCTCCCCGAcacccccgcctccgcctcccccttctccgacgccgcgctcgccgccgacgcctccgaTGCCGATGCCTCAGCCGTCGCCGCGCCACCCGACGACGACGGGACCAACCCGTTGGGCGGCGCCATGAAGCACATGGCCCtcgcgcccccgccgccgccgaacaagaagtccaagaagaagaacagcAACAGCGTCTGGACCAGGCCCAACTCCCGCAAGGGCAAGAAGAAGGCCAAGCAGCCGGCCaacgccctcgccggcggcagcgccggcgccAACGGCCGCCTCCCCAAGCCCtccagcggcgacgacgagctcgtCCTCACCCCGGCGCCCCGATTCGCGGCCGAGCGCAACGACGACGCGCCCGATCTGCCCGTGCTCCTCTCCCGCGTCTTCAAGTCCGACAAGGTCGAGGTCTCCGACGACCGCCTCACCGCCGGCAGCACAAAGGGATACCGGATGGTGCGCGCCACCCGCGGCGTCGCTGCCGGCGCTTGGTACTTCGAGGTCAAGGTCCTTCACCTCGGCAGCACCGGCCACACCCGCCTTGGATGGGCTACCAACAATGCTGACATCCACGCTCCCGTAGGCTACGATGTGTTTGGATTTGGATACCGCGACATGGATGGTACCAAGGTGCACAAAGCATGGAGGGCCAATTATGCCGATCAAGGCTATGGCGAGGGCGATGTACTCGGCTTCTACATTCATCTACCTGATGGAGAGCTGTATGAGCCCAAGCAGCCTTTCCTGGTTCACTACAAGGGGCTTCCTTTCCGCGCAGAAGCTCCCAAGGCAGCTGAGCAGAAGACGCCGGATCCAGTTCCTGGTGGGTATCATTGTGTTACTTCATGTGTCTGAATAAACTGGTGGTAGATTGCCAGCCAGGAAAACAACACACGCTACTTTTCACAAAACAACTTGGTATGAACTAGCAATTTCACAAATAATAAGATTCTCTATGTAATAACAAGGATGCGTGTTTCATGATGTTATATGGAATACTTGGAGTAATGTAGAATTTGTACCAATTACGGAATTACCGGTAGTAGATTTACATAGATAAAGTGATTTAGGATCCAGGACAACAGATTCGAGTGCTATTTACATGTATATGGTTATATAGGAAATATTAGAACTTCCAATAGCTGTAATGTGACAGTGGTGCACTTGTCCTAACAAAACTAAAAAGTACGTTTAATTAAGTTTTTGCATCCTATGTTTGAGCAAGTTTCTGATCTCTGTTTGGTTGGACACATTGGTACCTACTCCTACATGTGTTTCAAGTCACTGCACCTCCATTGCACAAACTAGAAAGTAGTTTCTACTCACTGCTCTTGAAATCATTTCCAAAGCATAAAGTGTCTTGTACCAAGAAATATAGCTATTGCACAAATTGTCATCATTATTATTGGAGGTTCTTAGCGCTGAAGCATAGTGAATGCAGCATACAGTTCATAAGTCACAATGTAAGAAAGAGAGCAAGAAATGCAGCAAATGCTTCTCTAGCAATGCTCTCTTGAGAGGCACAACATGAAAAATGTAACAATTTGCTTCTACAGTTGTGCGTAACTTATTGATTTGCCACTCAATCAAAGACAAGAAACACCTACCAAATGTTACTAAATTTACCCATATTGTTCTGTTCAAGAGTATCTATGTCATCATCTGACCTTAAATTATATTCTTGACTGTTTGACAGTGCATAGTCTTTTTTGTATTCCATACTAGTAAAAACAAATACCTGCAACCTCACTTTTTTGAGAAGATAATATGTTCTTGACTATTATATCCTAAAGTATAATTACTTATTTGGTTCTGGAATTTATCTACATCAAAACAAGTACTGCATGATATGCTGTACCAATCCTAACTCGAAGGTGCAATCTTCCTACTATATCATAGGAGGTTACTTTTGGGAGTGTTTACTTATCCAGCCATCATTGCAATCTTATCGTGCAGAAGATTCCATTATGTTTATGTGCACATGAATAAAACGGGCAGTTCTTTCTTATCTGTTTTCTTATGATGAAGTCAGAAATCGATGACTGTAAAGTTTTTGTTGCCTCAAAGTCAGTAATTGTAAATAAGTGCACATTAGTACCTTCCATTGAATCACTATATTTTGCTTACATGGATTAAAAAAGGGATTTCTTGTTTGTTCTtcccatagaaaaaaaatcagtatccTATATGACATTTACACAATTGCACTTAAATGACATTTCCTACTTTCTAGCATCCATTGTTAGATGCTAGAAAGTATCCATCGTAAGTAGGAAAACAAGGGATGCTAGAAAGTAGCAATTTGTGCAGCCTCTCCTCTGGCCTTCTTAGATATTCCATTTTAATACTTTATGGTTCTTGCAAATGCAGGTAGTGAGATATGCTACTTCAAGAATGGGGTATGCCAGGGCACTGCTTTTGTGGACATTCCTGGAGGGCGGTACTACCCAGCTGCGTCAATGTATACACTGCCTGACCAGCCAAACTGCGAAGTCAGATTCAACTTTGGTCCCAATTTTGAGTTCTTTCCAGAAGATTTTGGAGGTCGATCAGTTCCTCAACCAATGAATAATGTGCCTTATCGACCATATCAGCTGGCGAATGAGGTGCCTGCAGAAAACGGTACTGCTGAAAAAACCATTAAACTGCAGTGAAAATTCTGCTTTAGTTAGAGCTTATGTAATCCGGTTAAACAGCACGCGGGCTGATGGCTATAGCTGGTTTAGTAATGTTTGTCTGGTTAGATGGATGCTGTAGTTATTGAATATTTTTCACTTGATGGTTTGGCCATTTGACCTTCGTGTAGCAACGCATGCCTTCAATCTTTCCCATCCATGATGGGGCGAAGTTAATCCGAGATGTTGGGGGGCGGTAAGGGCGGTTGCACGTAGTCTAGCAGTGGGATGAGGATTAAGGGCGACAGTTTAATACTCATAATATGTAATATTTGGTCAATAATGTTTGGCCGAATCTTATCCTAAGGAGGAGTAATACAAATAGATGAGAGGTACATCTAATTTTATCCATGTTATTAATTCATAAGAAGGTATTATACATTTTTCTGTGGATACATGTAAGTAGCTTCGTTAACAGAAAAATGTATCAATGAAGCTGATATTATACAGAAAATTTTCTGTTGCATACAAGGATAACAGCATTTATGCCAGATGATACTCGACCTGGGGTAGGCAGGTAGTGTGAATTacctttgaagaaaaaaaattgaaacatcaatatcataatatattataaCATTTTTTATACCAGTGCAGTCTCCATGTAAAGAAACACAATGTTTGCAAAGCACCGGACCTTTAATTTCCAATGTTTCATATCTTAATCTTAAATAAACAAATACAAAAACCAGCTTCATCATTCTGCGAGATAACAGTGTTGAAGAGCTGGAAGACAAGTGATTTTCTAACATAAATATGGAATTTGAAAATCCTATATAAGACAGTTGACATTTTGCATAGTTTTAAATGCATGTACATACCAACGTGAGAGAAATAACTTCAACTTGAGTGCCATTTGATTTTCAGATGGCTACAAGCCAGATCGGTTTTCAATCTGCTCAATGCCATTTCTCGATGTTGCAGCAATGAGGTCATGCTAGGTTCACTCCTTTTGCGTGCCATTTTCCGGGAGATGTTCTTCCATTTTGATTCGAATTCACAGGCTGCAGACAAATAATTCAGTTAATAGGAATTCTTACGTTTTGGTCAAACTTGAAAAGGGAAACATTCCTTTCATTTTTATGCAAAAGATGCAGATGGCACCTGAGTATTTAAAGCACATAGACAATGTTAATGTTTCTCTCTGCAGAAAAAGAGGCAAATAACTAAATATTTTCTTTATGCCAAAGGATCAATGAACATGATGAAACTTTCATTATACCaaacaaaacaagaaaagaatGACCAGTACAGACAGTCATGTACTCATGTTGCTACATTATTTCGGTATGGCTAAATAAACATAGCTTTCTAGGGTAATGTCATAAAATACCAACCTAAGATACAAAATAATTTCAGAAGAAAGTGCAATGACACCCTAAATCAAGTGAAAACTGCAAAGAAAAGCTGCACTTACAAGCTGGAGCACTCTATAGCTATATGCAATTCTAGTAACATCTTAATCAAGTCTGAGGCTGTTGGAGAATGATGGTTACGATCAATAACCTTCACTTCTGTTGACAAAGCCTTCAATAAGGCATGCGAGATTCCATGGCCTTCCAGCTGATGAAGCTTTGGCGCCACCTTTTAATTCACCATTATGTTGTCTCAGgctgaaataataaaaatactgtCATCAACACACAATTACAATTTAAATGTGGTATGACTAAAGATGTTCAAATTTTCACTTCATACTTTCTAATCATGTTAATTGCTACATATTCAAGCATGTAAATCGTACAAGCATGAGCAAGATAACTACTACAATATTTCAAGGCAACTGCAATGTATATATGGAGAAAAGGACAGGCTCTGATATACAGCACGAGAATATCACAGTGACACAAATAGACACAACTTAACAAACATGATGAAGACAGGTAGAGACAAGAGCAGATAACAGCTTATTTAGCAGAAAATATTCTGCATGTTTAACCTACATTGCTAGAAGTAGACCAAACTCAGGTTTGATTCATGTGCCAATATCTTCACCAAAAGGAGTAGGACTAAACAATGACCTGAATTTCGTTCTCTCCCAAGTCCCATAACTTTTCACAACAAATCGGCGGCAGGAACTGAGGTCGATTCCAACCTCCTCAATCCTTATTATTTCAAACGCTCTGCGCTGCGCCTACTTGCTACTCATGCTCTACCACAAGTCTACAACCTTCTGAGACATCTCGCTCTAGAAATCAGACAGGAGTAGGAGACAGGGAAGCAAGGTAAGCTGGGAATCACCGGCGAGGGAAGTCGGTGGTGACGCCGACGTAGGTGCGGGGGATCCGGGAGGAGGCGATGAGGTAGACGCACCACCCCGACGCCGCCTTCCCCTTCGCAGCCTCCGCCGGCGAACTACCGGGCGCGcacgacgccgacgcggcggcggcggcggcggcgggctcgccggATTTGGGAGGAAGAGCGCGAGGGATCTTCGCCGATCGGAAGGTAGCGGAGAGCTTCATCtcccacctcgccggcgaggcgacgacgcCGTGAGAAAATTTTCGAATTGGGGATATTTTTAGCACGTGCTTTTTTAGAGGAGTATCAGGCCGTGGCCCGTGGGGCGTGTTGGACATGGGCCGAATGGACAAATGGGCCGTACCGGAATGTGAGCCTAATTCGACACGGCCAGTTTAAGCCTGGGAAACGTGCGTCGAAAATGAATTCCGGCATGCTTCGAACGTGTGAAAATATGCGATAAATCAGAAATCTACGTGATGGAATTCGGATGATTATATTGCAGAGGTTGCACGTGCCAAATAACCGTGCATATACTAGCTGGGAAATGGCATTTTTCTGATACGCGTAGGGGAAAAGGCTCGCTTGTGCCAAATTTGAAGCTGGGTTTGGGTTGTCATGAAAGGCAAATGGAGAAAAGAATTAGGCACTAGGGTGAGTGTAAATCAGAGGGTGGTTAGGCAGTGCAACCCTGGAAAGTTTTTCCAAATGTGGAATGCAAGCTCGCGGCATGAAAGATAACTGGGCGCTAATTGCCTCTGCATTACTGTTCCTCATCCAAGTCTGACACTATGATGTTCAGTTAACAGGTTGATGTCGTGTAAAAAAAATAGGTTGATGTCAAGATCCTCAGACATCTTAATGTGGAATACAAATCTCTTTTATTTCTAATGGGAAAATAGATAACCGGCCCAATTAGTGTCAAATGCATAATCTGAGGACACCTGGTGTCCAATAATGCAACACTCACATGGTTCTTGCTTGAATTATCTTGAAGTAGATGCTCAATCTAAAATAGTCGGTTATCTTGTACTCAAAATGATCTAGTGCAAACTGGCGGATTGTATCTTTAAGTCCAAAAGGCTTTCTGAATAAAGGTGCTTCTGAATTTCATTTAACGACTGTCCTATCCTGAAATTGTCAAACTGACAACCAGTTCAGCCGAACTAGCGCGTATTTAAATTGCACTGATCTTTCATCTTAATATTAAAATTTCCTGCAATTTTATTTGGCAGAAAAAACTAGTTCATCAGTTAGCTTGCGGCATTGCCACGTGCAGCATGCAAAGCACAAGACCACCAAACTAACATTCCTACCCCAGCATGGCTGCATTTCACTGTAATCTTCTTCAGATATAAACATGTCAATTTGCTTCCGAAGAGGCTGGAGCCTTGCATCAGTCCCAAGCAGAGTGGATCATTTTGGAGGTTTGGCCGATCAACTTTCGAGTTTTTGGTTGCATATAGTCACAACCAAACTCAAGATGCATGATGAATTTCTTCCAAGAAAAAAACTTTTGGATTAATTGCCCGAAATGTGGGAGCAGAGAACGCGCAGCTATGAAAGACACGGTGCCTGACAACGCATTTCCCGCCGTTTTCAAATCAACAGAAGCAACTCTGAGCTTTCCCTCCATTTCTCATGCTCCCTGCGTATATAACAAGCTCCATCTCGGATCGAGCGCATGCAGCGGTGACACATGGCGGCTTCTATCTCCGGAGCTCGCACTTGCTACCctagcgcggcggtggcgcgacgtggcggcggcggcggccggtgctgCTCCGTCGTCAGGAGCTCGCTggcgacctcgtcgccggcgacgtgcaAGCCGTCAGGGATGATGCGGATTGGCAGGCAGTGGACGGAGCTCCAGGGTGCTCGTGATTGGGACGGCCTGCTTAACCCGCTCGACGGCGCGCTCCGGGGCGAGCTCGTCCGCTACGGCGAGTTCGTCCGCGCCGCGTACGCCAGCTTCGacttcgacggcggcgcgccgtcGTCGTATGGGTCGTGCCGGTTTCCGACCAGCTCCCTGCTGCGCCGCTCCGGGCTCCCTGAGACTGGCTACCGGGTCACCGGGATCCTCCACGCCgcgtcgacgtcggcgccgGGCTGGCTGTCGTGCAGGTCCAGCTACATTGGGTACGTCGCGGTgtgcgacgacgaggacgagatCGAGCGGCTGGGTCGCCGCGACGTCGTCATTGCGTTCCGCGGCACGGCGACGTGCGGCGAGTGGGTGGACAACTTCAAGTCCACTCTCACCCACCTGCCGCcgcgatccggcgacggcgaggcggcgccgccgatggTGGAGAGTGGATTCTGGAGGCTCTTCACCACCCCGGGCGAAGCGCACGGCAGCCTGCAGCAACAAGTGCGCGGCGAGGTGCAGCGGATCGTCAGCGAGTACGGCGGCGAGGGCATGCCGCCGTTGAGCATCACGGTCACCGGACACAGCCTCGGCGCCGCGCTCGCGGTGCTCACCGCCTACGACATCACGACAAACTCCCCCATGcaacgccacggcggcggcgacgacgacgacggcgaggcgccgATGGTGACCGCCGTGTCGTTCGGCGGGCCGCGCGTGGGCAacgcggcgttccggcgaaggctggaggagagcggcggcaaGGTGCTCCGCGTGGTGAACTCGAACGACGTCGTGACCAAGGTGCCGGGGTTccccgtcgacggcgacgactgcggcggcggcgctcgggagGGCgacgcgccggcgaggaggaaaccGAGGTTGCCGAGGTGGCTGGTGTCCAAGATGGGGTGGGAGTACAGCGACGTCGGCCGCGAGCTGCGCCTTTGCAGCCAGGGCGACACGGCGCGCAACGTGGTTGCATCGCATGACCTTGATTTGTATCTCAAGCTCGTGGCAGCCTGCACATATTAGTTAGGACCTGTGTCTACGCTAACACAGTAATTAACACAGTAATTAGCACAGCTTAGTTAGGACCTGTAGCCAATGCATTAACACGTTAGGAGTAATTAACGCACGCACCTCAGTTTGCTGTCAAAcggtgattcttttttttttttactgacagAGAACAGGAATAGATCAACTACAGAGTGACAGTATCAGTCATTCACAGTTTCTGTAAAATGGTGATTCTTTTGTAATGACAAAACGTAACGGAAGTTAAAATGTCTTTTGACCTGTTCACATTACTGTTCTTCCATAACAGTTCATATACTGTTCTTCCAAAACGTAACGGAGTACGTCATTTGCTTAGCAGATGACTTAACGCGTACATTGTCATGGAAAATTGGACTTtcgatgtttttttcttttcgtagTAAAACAAAGCAAATTACGGGCTGTTCTGTTATAAAAATGGATGAGCTACATATTATCACTGTTTCAGCTCGAAAGCAT harbors:
- the LOC9267637 gene encoding structure-specific endonuclease subunit slx1 encodes the protein MKLSATFRSAKIPRALPPKSGEPAAAAAAASASCAPGSSPAEAAKGKAASGWCVYLIASSRIPRTYVGVTTDFPRRLRQHNGELKGGAKASSAGRPWNLACLIEGFVNRSEACEFESKWKNISRKMARKRSEPSMTSLLQHREMALSRLKTDLACSHLKIKWHSS
- the LOC107277936 gene encoding phospholipase A(1) DAD1, chloroplastic, giving the protein MAASISGARTCYPSAAVARRGGGGGRCCSVVRSSLATSSPATCKPSGMMRIGRQWTELQGARDWDGLLNPLDGALRGELVRYGEFVRAAYASFDFDGGAPSSYGSCRFPTSSLLRRSGLPETGYRVTGILHAASTSAPGWLSCRSSYIGYVAVCDDEDEIERLGRRDVVIAFRGTATCGEWVDNFKSTLTHLPPRSGDGEAAPPMVESGFWRLFTTPGEAHGSLQQQVRGEVQRIVSEYGGEGMPPLSITVTGHSLGAALAVLTAYDITTNSPMQRHGGGDDDDGEAPMVTAVSFGGPRVGNAAFRRRLEESGGKVLRVVNSNDVVTKVPGFPVDGDDCGGGAREGDAPARRKPRLPRWLVSKMGWEYSDVGRELRLCSQGDTARNVVASHDLDLYLKLVAACTY
- the LOC4349761 gene encoding protein TRAUCO gives rise to the protein MADAVAAYDALPAPPSPPSPALPPPFQPPPPDTPISDATPSAAETPNLPDTPASASPFSDAALAADASDADASAVAAPPDDDGTNPLGGAMKHMALAPPPPPNKKSKKKNSNSVWTRPNSRKGKKKAKQPANALAGGSAGANGRLPKPSSGDDELVLTPAPRFAAERNDDAPDLPVLLSRVFKSDKVEVSDDRLTAGSTKGYRMVRATRGVAAGAWYFEVKVLHLGSTGHTRLGWATNNADIHAPVGYDVFGFGYRDMDGTKVHKAWRANYADQGYGEGDVLGFYIHLPDGELYEPKQPFLVHYKGLPFRAEAPKAAEQKTPDPVPGSEICYFKNGVCQGTAFVDIPGGRYYPAASMYTLPDQPNCEVRFNFGPNFEFFPEDFGGRSVPQPMNNVPYRPYQLANEVPAENGTAEKTIKLQ